From a single Tachypleus tridentatus isolate NWPU-2018 chromosome 6, ASM421037v1, whole genome shotgun sequence genomic region:
- the LOC143251620 gene encoding protein FAM200C-like, with protein sequence MGVDFSVLLFHTEEILHTVRDKVAAFKCKIQLYHKGVQDGDTTFFPQMTTNLVSMLEAECSFREEISAHLLAVNDAIESYFTGLDDRCTVEWICRLFSVKESAISDTDVAAKVEFLQIREDTLMKVDFSKQELPTFWATLKDDYPLLSMRALTILIQSPSTYRCEAGFSAMMALKTTARNRLVIDADMRCCLSITVPCFDVLMAAKQYQPSQ encoded by the exons ATGGGCGTTGACTTCTCTGTTCTTCTGTTTCACACGGAG GAAATCTTGCACACAGTTCGTGACAAAGTAGCAGCGTTCAAGTGTAAGATTCAACTTTATCATAAAGGAGTTCAGGACGGTGACACAACGTTCTTCCCTCAGATGACAACTAACCTGGTTTCTATGCTAGAAGCTGAATGCAGTTTTCGTGAAGAGATCTCAGCTCATCTTCTGGCAGTGAATGATGCCATCGAAAGTTACTTCACAGGATTGGATGACCGCTGTACTGTTGAATGGATCTGCAGACTCTTTTCAGTGAAGGAGAGTGCCATCAGTGATACTGATGTTGCTGCCAAGGTAGAATTTCTTCAAATTCGTGAGGATACTCTGATGAAAGTCGATTTTTCTAAACAAGAGCTTCCTACATTTTGGGCAACACTGAAGGACGACTATCCTCTTCTTTCGATGCGTGCACTGACTATCCTGATCCAGTCTCCCTCGACCTATCGCTGCGAAGCTGGATTCTCAGCAATGATGGCTCTGAAAACAACAGCACGCAATAGGCTTGTGATTGACGCCGACATGAGGTGTTGTCTGTCGATCACTGTTCCTTGCTTTGATGTACTTATGGCTGCAAAACAATATCAACCCTCACAATGA